The nucleotide sequence GCCGGCCCGCAGCCAGACGCCGACGCCGGCGTAGTCGCGGGAGCGCGACGCGCCCGCGCCGTCGGTGGACCAGGTGCCCCACGGGTCACCCGCGGCGCGGAGCATGCCCTCGATCGCCGCGGACTCCAGCGCGGTGCGGTCGACCTCGCGCAGCGCCGAGCCGGCGATCTGGTCGACGGCCTCGTCGAGGGTGCCGCCGGGGCTCTCCGCGACCGGCTCGTCGGCGCTCCCGGCCCCCGCGACGACCCCGGCCGTGAAGGCGCTGACCAGCCCGGTCACGGCAGCGGTGAGCCCCAGGGCTCGACGCACGACGGGACGCATCCTGTCAGTCTAGAGCCGAGGTTCAGGGTGGGGAGACGTAGTTGAGCGGATCGACGGGACTGCCGTCGAGCCGGGTCTCGAAGTGCAGGTGCGGCCCGGTGGAGTTCCCGGTGCTGCCGACCCGCCCGACCGTCTGCCCGCGCCGGACAGTCTGGCCCTCGTTGACGAGGATCGCCGACTGATGGGCGTAGAAGCTCACCAGCTCGCGACCGCCCTCGGTGCCGTGGCTGATCGCGACCGACTTGCCGTAGCCGCTCTGCTCGCCCGCGAAGACCACCACGCCGTCGTCGGCGGCTGCGATCGGCGAGCCGGAGCCCGCGCCGATGTCGATGCCGGCGTGGAAGCGGCGGTCGCCGTAGATCGGGTGGGTGCGGTAGCCGTAGCGGCTCGTCATGGGGCCGTCCGCGGGCCAGAGCATCCGGCCCTGGTTGCGGCGCGGCGAGACGCTGCCGTCGCGCTTGCGGGCCTCGGCGGCAGCCTTGAGCCGCGCGGCGAGCGCGCGGGAGGCGGCCTGCGCCCGCTGATACTCCGCGAGGTCGGCGGCGCGCTCCTTCTCGGCGCCGGCCAGGACGGCGGCGCGCTGGCGGACGAGCGCGTCGACGCGGGCGGCGGCGGCCTGGGCGCGCTGCGCGGTGCTGCGTGCCCGCTCCTCCCCCGCGAGTGCCTCGGCGCGGGCCCTCTCGAGCTGCTGCTGCTGGGCCTCGAGGCGCGCGGTGGTGTTGGCGAGCGCGAGCCGGTCGCGGGCCACGGCGGCAACCTGCCCGTCGAGGCCGCGGAAGACGAACTGCACGGTCTCGGCGCGGTCGACGAGCTCCTGCGGCGAGCCGGTCTCCATGACCGCCGCGAGGTCGCCGAGCGGGCCCTGCTGGTAGGTGCGGCGGGCGAGCAGGCCGATGTCAGCCAGGCCCTGCTCGACCTCGGCGGTCGCGACGTCGACATGGCGCTGGGCGTTGGTGACCGCGAGCTCGGTCGTGCGGACCGCGCGGGCGGCCTCGGCTGCCCGGGCCTGGGCGCCGGCGAGCTCGCCCCGGGCCTGGGCGGCGGCTCGCTGCGCGGCGGGCAGGGCTGCGGCAACCCTGCGCAGCTGGGCGGCGGCGGCCTGGACGGCGGCGGTGGAGTCCTCGAGCTCGCCGGCGCTCTCGCGCAGCCGCTCGCGCACCTCGTCGCCCTCGGCGGCCTGCGTCGGTGTCACCGGCACGCCGACGGCCACCGCCGCGAGAGCAGCGGCGAGCGCGCGGCGGGAAGTGGTCACGCTCCGTAATACCACGGGAACGATGATCAGACCCGGAGGTGGCGACGGAGGGTGAAGAACGACGACAGCCCGGCGAGCAGCACGCCCACCGCCAGCAGGATCGGGACGGTGGACAGCACGGCGTCCCAGCCGATGAAGGCGGTGAACTGCAGGTCGGGCTTGAGGTAGCGGTCGACGAGCACGCCCTTGAGCAGGAACAGACCCCCGGCGGCGAGCCCGGCACCGAGCAGGCCGGCGAGCACCCCCTCGAGCAGGAACGGCAGCTGGATGTAGAGGTTGCTCGCTCCGACCAGCCGCATGATGCCGGTCTCGCGCCTTCGGCTGAACGCCGCGACCCGGATGGTGTTGCTGATGAGCAGCACCGCGGCGACCACCTGGACCAGGGCGATCACCCACGCGGTCTTCTGGAGCCGGTCGAGCAGCCGGAAGAAGGGCTCGAGCAGTGCCTTCTGGTCCTGCACGGTCTCGACCCCGGGCCGGTCGCGGAAGGCGCTCGCGACGACCTCGAACTGCTCGGCGTCCTTGAGCGAGACCCGGTAGGACTCCGGCAGGGCATCGGCGGTCGTGACGGCCAGCAGGTCCTCGGAGTCCTTGAACTGCTCGCGGAAGCGCTCGTAGGCGGCCTCCTGGGACTCGTAGAAGACCTCCTTGACGAGCGGGACGGCCTCGAGCTCGGCACCGAGGGCCTTGCGCTGCTCGTCGGTGATCGCGTTGCCGCCGCACTTGGGGGTGCGGCTGTTCTCCCCGCACAGGTAGATCGAGACCTGGACCTTGTCGTACCAGAAGTCCTTCATCAGGCTGACCTGCTTGCTGATGAGCAGACCGGAGCCGAGCAGGGCGAGCGTCGTCGCGACCGTGATGACGACCGCGACGGTCATCGTGAGGTTGCGGCGCAGGCCGATGGCGATCTCGCTGAGGACGAACTGGAAGCGCACGGGGGTCCTTCGCTCTCCGGGGGTCTGACGGTTCTCTCGGCGCCTAGTCGCTTCTAGGCTCCATAGCCGTAGACGCCCCTGCTCTGGTCGCGGACGACGTGGCCGCCGGACAGCTCGACGACGCGACGGCGCATCGAGTCGACGATCTGCGCGTCGTGGGTGGCCATGACGACCGTGGTGCCGGTGCGGTTGATGCGGTCGAGCAGCTTCATGATGCCCACGCTGGTCGCGGGGTCGAGGTTGCCGGTCGGCTCGTCGGCGATGAGGATCATCGGCCGGTTGACGAAGGCCCGCGCCACCGCCACGCGCTGCTGCTCACCACCGGAGAGCTCGTCGGGCATCCGCAGCGCCTTGCCGTCGAGCCCGACGAGGTCGAGCACCTCCGGCACGACCTTCTGGATCGTCTGCTGCGGCTTGCCGATCACCTCGAGGGCGAAGGCGACGTTCTGGAAGACCGTCTTGTTGGGCAGCAGCCGGAAGTCCTGGAAGACGCAGCCGATCGAGCGGCGCAGGGCCGGCACCTTCCAGTGGCTGAGCTTGCCGAGGTCCTTGCCCGCGATGTGGATCCGGCCCGACGTCGGCGTCTCCTCCTTGAGGATCAGCCGCAGGAACGTCGACTTGCCCGAGCCGCTGGAGCCCACGAGGAAGACGAACTCGCCCTTCTCGATGTCCACGTCTACGCCGTCCAAGGCGGGACGGGTACTGGTGGGGTAGGTCTTGGAGACCTTCTCGAGGCGGATCACGGTGACCCACTCTAGGCCGGGGCTGCAGGAAGCGGCGGGATGACCGATGATGGTGGTGTGTCCTTCGAGAACGCGGTCTGCGCGTCCTGCGGCGGGCGGGTCGGTGACGCCCGCTGCGCGACCTGCCGCGCTGCCCTCGAGCAACTGCGCGAGGCCGCCGTCCTGCCGGCGGGCCCGGTGCTGCTCGCGGCCCTGCTCCTGCTCGTGACGCTGGTCCTGCTGCAGCTGACCTGAGCTACTGCTCGGCCGGCTCCTGCGAGGTCCGGCGCCACCGGATCGTGGCCTCGACGAACTCGTCGATCTCGCCGTCGAGCACCGCCTGGGTCTGCGAGGTCTCCACGCCGGTCCGCAGGTCCTTGACCATCTGGTAGGGGTGCAGCACGTAGTTCCGGATCTGCGAGCCCATGGCGTTGGCCGTCTTGTCGCCGCGGA is from Mycobacteriales bacterium and encodes:
- a CDS encoding M23 family metallopeptidase, with amino-acid sequence MTTSRRALAAALAAVAVGVPVTPTQAAEGDEVRERLRESAGELEDSTAAVQAAAAQLRRVAAALPAAQRAAAQARGELAGAQARAAEAARAVRTTELAVTNAQRHVDVATAEVEQGLADIGLLARRTYQQGPLGDLAAVMETGSPQELVDRAETVQFVFRGLDGQVAAVARDRLALANTTARLEAQQQQLERARAEALAGEERARSTAQRAQAAAARVDALVRQRAAVLAGAEKERAADLAEYQRAQAASRALAARLKAAAEARKRDGSVSPRRNQGRMLWPADGPMTSRYGYRTHPIYGDRRFHAGIDIGAGSGSPIAAADDGVVVFAGEQSGYGKSVAISHGTEGGRELVSFYAHQSAILVNEGQTVRRGQTVGRVGSTGNSTGPHLHFETRLDGSPVDPLNYVSPP
- the ftsX gene encoding permease-like cell division protein FtsX, encoding MRFQFVLSEIAIGLRRNLTMTVAVVITVATTLALLGSGLLISKQVSLMKDFWYDKVQVSIYLCGENSRTPKCGGNAITDEQRKALGAELEAVPLVKEVFYESQEAAYERFREQFKDSEDLLAVTTADALPESYRVSLKDAEQFEVVASAFRDRPGVETVQDQKALLEPFFRLLDRLQKTAWVIALVQVVAAVLLISNTIRVAAFSRRRETGIMRLVGASNLYIQLPFLLEGVLAGLLGAGLAAGGLFLLKGVLVDRYLKPDLQFTAFIGWDAVLSTVPILLAVGVLLAGLSSFFTLRRHLRV
- the ftsE gene encoding cell division ATP-binding protein FtsE produces the protein MIRLEKVSKTYPTSTRPALDGVDVDIEKGEFVFLVGSSGSGKSTFLRLILKEETPTSGRIHIAGKDLGKLSHWKVPALRRSIGCVFQDFRLLPNKTVFQNVAFALEVIGKPQQTIQKVVPEVLDLVGLDGKALRMPDELSGGEQQRVAVARAFVNRPMILIADEPTGNLDPATSVGIMKLLDRINRTGTTVVMATHDAQIVDSMRRRVVELSGGHVVRDQSRGVYGYGA